Sequence from the Nocardia brasiliensis genome:
GCAAGGCGTGGGCCGAAACCCACCGCGATCTGATCGCCGGTGAAATCCTGGCCACCACACTGGCTTTCGGTGACGCGGGCAGTTCAGCCGCCGACCTCGTCGGCGGTGTGCGCGCCCAGGTCGCCAAGGCCTGACGTACCGGCGCGGCAGGACGGGACCGGCTACCCGTCCTGCCGCCCGTCCAGTTCGGCTCCTGTGCGGCGTGTCGCTACGCAGTGATGTAGATCACATGCTGTAGATTTGCTGAACTGTCATCGCAGGTCCAGGGCTCGCGGCAGAATCGGCAGTGGTGCTGCTGTTGCGGAGATGGACTGCTGGGATGGCAGTGAGTTCGTGGATTGTCCTACCTGAACTGCGCCGCTCCGGACGTCCGGTGCGGCGGCTGCGGCCCCTGCTCGATGGCGCTGCTCGACCTGGCATCGACCGGGGCCGCCGGATGGCGACCCGCCCGCCGGGCTGCCGGAAGGGACGAGCACGTGAACAGAAAACCCTTGCGCCGCATCGCCTTCGGACTTCTCCTCGCAACCGCCGCGACGTTGCTCATGGCCGGTCCCGGCTGGTCCGACACCGGCAGTGCCACCGGCAGCGCCGAATCCCTCTCGGCCTCGGGCTCCGCCGCGATCCCGCTGCCCAGCTCGAACGGGGTCGGCGCGCTGGCCGCCGCGGTCTCACAGACCGGAAAGCCCTACGAATGGGGCGGCACCGGCCCGTTCACCTGGGACTGCTCCGGCCTGGTGCAGTGGGCGTTCCGGCAGGTCGGCGTCAACCTCCCCAGGACCACCTGGGAGCAGGCCAAAGTGGGCGCGCCCGTCCCGTTCTTCGCGCTCTCCCCGGGTGACGTGGTCGTGCTCAACACCGACGGTTCGCACGTGGGCATCTACGCCGGTTTCGGCCAGATCTTCAACGCCTACGACTGGGGCGTCCCGGTAGGCCTGAGCCCGCTGCGCCAG
This genomic interval carries:
- a CDS encoding NlpC/P60 family protein, with protein sequence MRRIAFGLLLATAATLLMAGPGWSDTGSATGSAESLSASGSAAIPLPSSNGVGALAAAVSQTGKPYEWGGTGPFTWDCSGLVQWAFRQVGVNLPRTTWEQAKVGAPVPFFALSPGDVVVLNTDGSHVGIYAGFGQIFNAYDWGVPVGLSPLRQFDIYAIRRF